TCCAGGGCAGGCTCGACATCCTGGCGAAGTACGGCCTCAAGGTGTGGACCATCTCCAACCACCTCGTCGGCCAGGCCGTGTGCGACGACCCGATCGACCACCGACACCAGAACATCCTGCCCGCCAGGATCTGGGGCGACGGCGAACCGGAGGGCGTCCGACAGCGGGCCGCCGCCGAGATGGCCGACACCGCTCGGGCCGCCGCCAAGCTCGGCGTCGACACGGTCGTCGGCTTCACCGGCTCCAAGATCTGGAAGTACGTCGCGATGTTCCCGCCGGTGTCGCAGGAGGTCATCGACGACGGCTATAAGGACTTCGCCGACCGGTGGAACCCCATCCTGGACGTCTTCGACGAGGTGGGCGTCCGCTTCGCCCACGAGGTGCACCCCTCGGAGATCGCCTACGACTACTGGACCACCCAGCGTGCGCTCGACGCGGTCGGCCGCAGGCCCGCCTTCGGTCTCAACTGGGACCCGTCGCACTTCGTGTGGCAGGACCTCGACCCGGTGGGCTTCATCCTCGACTTCGCCGACCGGATCTACCACGTCGACTGCAAGGACACCAAGAAGCGGTTCGACGGGCGCAACGGGCGGCTCGGCTCCCACCTGGCGTGGGCCAACGCCCGACGCGGCTGGGACTTCGTCTCCACCGGTCACGGCGACGTGGACTGGGAGGAGTCCTTCCGCGCGCTCAACAGCATCGGCTACAGCGGGCCGATCTCGGTGGAGTGGGAGGACGCCGGGATGGATCGGCTGCGCGGTGCGGCGGAGGCCGTCGGCTTCATCAGGGGATTGATCTTCGAGAAGCCCACCGCCGCATTCGACGCCGCGTTCAGCTCCAAGAGCTGAACCAGCACAGACGTGGGGGGATCTGGTCAGGAACAGGAAGGTCGGTCAACGATGACACACGAAGGTTCGTTCTCCAGACGGTCGATGATGCGAGGTGCGGCCGGTGCCGCCCTCGGACTCGGCGCGGCGGTCGCGCTCGGCGGTACGGCACAGGCGAGCACCGCGGTCCAGGCGGGCGAAGCGGCATCCGCCGCGACTTCATGGGGCAAGCTGCGCGTTCCCAAGAACGCGATCAGCATCCAGCTCTACACCCTGCGCTCCCTGTTGGAGCAGGACACCGAGGGCACGCTGCGCGAGCTGGCCGCCATCGGCTATCGCAAGGTGGAGCTGGCGGGCACCTACGACTACACGGCGGCGGAGTTCCGAGGTCTGCTGGACAAGTACGGGCTGTCGGCGACCTCCAGCCACTCCGGGATCGACGGTGACTTCACCAAGACCCTCGAGGACGCCAAGACGCTCGGCCAGCAGTACCTGTCGGTGCCCTACGCCGAGTTCGAGACCGCGCGGGAATGGCGGGACTTCGCCCGGCAGCTCGACGACGCAGGCGAGCAGGCCCGGCGGGTGGGCATCCAGTTCGGCTATCACAACCACGCACACGAGTTCCAGCCCGTGCAGGGCAGGCAGCGGCCGATCGACATCATCACCAGGATGGCCCGCTCCTGGAACGTGCACCTGGAGCTCGACCTGTTCTGGGTGATCGACGCCGAGGTCGACCCGGTTCCGTTCGTGTGGAAGCACTTCGGTCGGGTCAAGCAGTTCCACGTCAAGGACCGGGCCGAGGACGGGACCTGGGCCAACCTGGGCACCGGCACCGTGGACTTCGGTGCGCTGTTCCGCAAGACCTGGCACACCGGGGTGCGGGAGTACGTGGTCGAGCACGACGACCCGAGCGACCCCCTGGAGACGGCACTGGTCGGCTACCGCTACCTGACCGACCTCCGGTTCTGATCTCGTAAGCATCAGCCGTAGGGTCTGCCCGCGCCGACCGCTCGCCTCGTCGAGCGGTCGGCGCGGTCGTCTGTGGGTTCGGCGGTGTTAGCCCACGATCGGTGCGCTGCGTTCGGCGGCGAAATTTTCACCGCACTGTCGGGTTGCGCAATTCACCCCAGCGGTCAAACCGGTCCCGATAGCCGATGAAAACCACCGCCCGTCGGGTTGGATACCCCCGTTCGGGCGATATCGGCGCCGAGTGGGGCAAGATGATCTGACATGACATCTGATCGCGAGCGGTTCCTGCAGGACCGCTGCGCCCAGGCGGTCGCCCAGCACACCGAGAAACTCCTCGAACTCTCGCATCGGATCCACGCCGAACCGGAACTGGCCTTCGCGGAGCATCGGAGCATGGCCGCCGTTGCTGCTGCGGTCGGCGCACACGGCTTCGAGGTGACGACCGGTGTGGGCGGGCTGGACACCGCGATGACGGCGAGCTCGGGCGGCGGGGAGCTGGTCGTCGCCCTCTGCGCGGAGTACGACGCGCTCCCGGAGATCGGCCACGCCTGCGGGCACAACATCATCGCCGCCGCCTCGGTGGGCGCCGCCCTGGCCCTGCAACCGGTCGCCGACGAACTGGGCATCACCATCCGGTTGATCGGTACACCGGCCGAGGAGATCGGCGGCGGGAAGGTCCTCCTGCTGGAGCGCGGCGTCTTCGACGGCGTGGCGATGGCCATGATGGTGCACCCCTCGCCGTACGAGATCTGCGAGCCCCGGTCGCGAGCGATCGCCGATCTCGAGGTCCATTATCGAGGCCGGGAATCACACGCGGCAGCCGCTCCGGAGCTGGGTGTGAACGCCGCCGATGCGCTGACGGTCGCGCAGGTGGCGATCGGTCTGGCCCGTCAGCACCTCGAACCCGGCCAGCAGGTGCACGGTATCGTGACCCACGGTGGGGCTGCGCCCAACATCGTGCCCGCGCACACCTCGGCGATGTTCAACCTGAGGGCCGCCGAGATGGAATCGCTTCGCCGATTGGAACATCGGATCCGATGTTGCCTGGAGGCTGGAGCAGTGGCCACCGGAGCCACGATGGAGACATCGACGGTCTCTCCGGACTATGCAGAGCTGCGCGCCGATTCCCGACTGGTGGCGGCGTATCGCGAGGCTATTGTGAGGCTTGGTCGCGTTCCCGCAGGTCGGGACGAGGAGACAAGCCGGATCATCGGCAGCACCGACATGGGTAACGTCACCCAGTCGATCCCGGGAATCCATCCCGCGATCGCGATCGAGTGTGGCGACGCGGTGCCGCATCAGCCGGATTTCGCGGCGGCGTGCAACACAGATTCGGCCGACCGCGCCGTCCTCGACGGTGCGACGGCTATGGCGTGGACGGTGGTTTCCGCCGTCACGAACGAGGGATTGCGGGCCGAACTACTTGCGGGCGCGACCCGCAGGCTCGCCACTAGTGGAAAGCCCGCCGCGACAGGAGGTGCGGCATGACCGTGTTGGACTCGCACTACGACACAAAGTTCACGACCGACCTGGACTCGGATACCGAGCTCCCCGACCCCACCCGGCCCACAAGAGTGGGCGACTCCGGGAAGCTACTCGCGAAACCTTCCACCACTATGGCCAGCGTGGAGGACATCGGAGCGGGTCGAGGGCCGTCCTGGCTGGACGCCTGGCTCGCCGAGCACGGCTCCGATGTGGTGCGGTGGCGAAGACATCTACACGCCAACCCGGAGCTTTCCCTTCAGGAATACGGCACGACGGCGTACATCTCCGAGCAGCTCACCGCCGTCGGCCTCAAGCCCAGGGTCCTACCCGGCGGGACGGGCCTGATCTGCGACGTCGGTTCCGGACCGGCCTGCGTCGCACTGCGGGGGGACATCGACGCCCTGCCGATGACCGAGACCACCGGCGCGAGCTACGCCTCGAACACCCCCGGCGTCACCCACGCCTGCGGCCACGACGCGCACGGCACGGTGCTGCTGGGCACCGCGCTGGCGTTGGCCTCGGCCCCCGCGCTGCCCGGTCGGGTCCGGTTCCTCTTCCAACCGGCCGAGGAGGTGATGCGGGGCGCGCTCGACATCATCGCGGCCGGTGGGCTCGACGGCGTCGACCGTGTTTTCGGGTTGCACTGCGACCCGCGACTGGAGGTGGGTCGAGTCGGGACCAGGGTCGGCGCGATCACCTCGGCCAGCGACCTGATGGAGATCAGGTTCACCTCGCCGGGCGGGCACACCTCCCGGCCACATCTGACCGGCGACCTGGTGCACGCGATGGGCACCGTGATCACCGGCCTGCCCACCCTGTTGTCCCGCCGGGTCGACCCCCGATCGTCCACGGTGCTGGTCTGGGGTGCGGTCCACGCCGGAGAGGCGCCGAACGCGATCCCGCAGGACGGGGTGCTGCGCGGCACGCTGCGGACCGGCGACCGGGAGACCTGGGCCAAGCTCGAACCGCTGATCAAGGAACTGGTCGCCGCGCTGCTGGCGCCGACCGGGGTGTCCTACGAGCTGTGGCACCAGCGGGGCGTCCCGCCACTGGTCAACGAGCGCGAGAGCACCGGGCTGATCCGGAAGGGCATCAAGGCCGCGTTGGGCGACGACGCGCTGGCGGGAACCGAGCAGTCCTCCGGCGGCGAGGACTTCGGTTGGTACCTCGAACAGGTGCCCGGCGCCTTCGCGCGCCTCGGAGTGTGGTCCGGCACCGGCCGACAACGTGATCTGCACCAGGCCTCGTTCGATCTCGACGAGCGGGCGTTGTTGACTGGGGTCCGGGTGTTCACCCACACCGCACTCGCGGCCTTGTCCGCCGTGCCCAGTGGGGTCGAGGTGGGTACCGCCCCTGCCTGACGGGTCGGGGTCACGACAGACAGGGGCGGCGCTTGGGTGGGATGCCTCGGCATCCCCGGGTGTGCCTGCAGCGAGCCCGGGGCTCACGGGGACCGGAGCAGGCACCAGGTGCAGGGCATCCCACTCATGCCCTCGAGCAGCTCGACGTCGCCTCGCTCGAACCGCTCCGAGCAGTAGGCGGTGAGCACCTCGGGGATGCCCTCGGCCTCGTGCGGCGCCGGGCAGACGTGCACCAGTCGTGCGGTCTCACCGACGAGGCCCGGCAGATATCGGACGAGCAGAAGTCGAGGTCCGGTGTGCCGATGGTCGAGGGCGCCGATGCCGTTCATTCCTGCTCCTGCTCGCGGTGGGCGATCGTCGTGGAGTGGAGAACGCCGAATACCCGAGGCTGACGGGTCGCGATGGTGCACAGGCAGGTCGACTGGCCACGTCGGCCTGCCTATCCGCCCGGTAGGCCTCGGTGCGGCGAGCGTGACTGCTCAGGATCACTAGCGGGC
This Actinoalloteichus hymeniacidonis DNA region includes the following protein-coding sequences:
- a CDS encoding amidohydrolase, with the protein product MTSDRERFLQDRCAQAVAQHTEKLLELSHRIHAEPELAFAEHRSMAAVAAAVGAHGFEVTTGVGGLDTAMTASSGGGELVVALCAEYDALPEIGHACGHNIIAAASVGAALALQPVADELGITIRLIGTPAEEIGGGKVLLLERGVFDGVAMAMMVHPSPYEICEPRSRAIADLEVHYRGRESHAAAAPELGVNAADALTVAQVAIGLARQHLEPGQQVHGIVTHGGAAPNIVPAHTSAMFNLRAAEMESLRRLEHRIRCCLEAGAVATGATMETSTVSPDYAELRADSRLVAAYREAIVRLGRVPAGRDEETSRIIGSTDMGNVTQSIPGIHPAIAIECGDAVPHQPDFAAACNTDSADRAVLDGATAMAWTVVSAVTNEGLRAELLAGATRRLATSGKPAATGGAA
- a CDS encoding sugar phosphate isomerase/epimerase family protein, whose translation is MTHEGSFSRRSMMRGAAGAALGLGAAVALGGTAQASTAVQAGEAASAATSWGKLRVPKNAISIQLYTLRSLLEQDTEGTLRELAAIGYRKVELAGTYDYTAAEFRGLLDKYGLSATSSHSGIDGDFTKTLEDAKTLGQQYLSVPYAEFETAREWRDFARQLDDAGEQARRVGIQFGYHNHAHEFQPVQGRQRPIDIITRMARSWNVHLELDLFWVIDAEVDPVPFVWKHFGRVKQFHVKDRAEDGTWANLGTGTVDFGALFRKTWHTGVREYVVEHDDPSDPLETALVGYRYLTDLRF
- a CDS encoding sugar phosphate isomerase/epimerase family protein, which encodes MTRPITLFTGQWADLPFEEVCRLASEWGYDGLEIACSGDHFEVDRALAEDGYVQGRLDILAKYGLKVWTISNHLVGQAVCDDPIDHRHQNILPARIWGDGEPEGVRQRAAAEMADTARAAAKLGVDTVVGFTGSKIWKYVAMFPPVSQEVIDDGYKDFADRWNPILDVFDEVGVRFAHEVHPSEIAYDYWTTQRALDAVGRRPAFGLNWDPSHFVWQDLDPVGFILDFADRIYHVDCKDTKKRFDGRNGRLGSHLAWANARRGWDFVSTGHGDVDWEESFRALNSIGYSGPISVEWEDAGMDRLRGAAEAVGFIRGLIFEKPTAAFDAAFSSKS
- a CDS encoding amidohydrolase yields the protein MTVLDSHYDTKFTTDLDSDTELPDPTRPTRVGDSGKLLAKPSTTMASVEDIGAGRGPSWLDAWLAEHGSDVVRWRRHLHANPELSLQEYGTTAYISEQLTAVGLKPRVLPGGTGLICDVGSGPACVALRGDIDALPMTETTGASYASNTPGVTHACGHDAHGTVLLGTALALASAPALPGRVRFLFQPAEEVMRGALDIIAAGGLDGVDRVFGLHCDPRLEVGRVGTRVGAITSASDLMEIRFTSPGGHTSRPHLTGDLVHAMGTVITGLPTLLSRRVDPRSSTVLVWGAVHAGEAPNAIPQDGVLRGTLRTGDRETWAKLEPLIKELVAALLAPTGVSYELWHQRGVPPLVNERESTGLIRKGIKAALGDDALAGTEQSSGGEDFGWYLEQVPGAFARLGVWSGTGRQRDLHQASFDLDERALLTGVRVFTHTALAALSAVPSGVEVGTAPA